Proteins encoded within one genomic window of Brassica rapa cultivar Chiifu-401-42 chromosome A09, CAAS_Brap_v3.01, whole genome shotgun sequence:
- the LOC103840429 gene encoding probable 9-cis-epoxycarotenoid dioxygenase NCED5, chloroplastic, translating to MASSYIISPNTAKLNLSFAPSDLDAPSPSSSVSYTNTKSRRRKFSTNSVTDSPALLFPNYPSPKPIILEKDTSHWNPLQRAASAAFDFAEAALLSRERSQPLPKTVDPRHQISGNYAPVPEQSVKSSLSVTGKIPDCIDGVYLRNGANPLFEPVSGHHLFDGDGMVHAVKITNGDASYSCRFTETERLVQEKRLGSPIFPKAIGELHGHTGIARLMLFYARGLFGLLNHRNGTGVANAGLVYFHDRLLAMSEDDLPYQVRVTDDGDLETVGRFDFDGQLNSAMIAHPKIDPETKELFALSYDVVKKPYLKYFRFSPEGEKSPDVEIPLASPTMMHDFAITENFVVIPDQQVVFKLADMFLGKSPVKYDGEKVSRFGILPKNAEDASEMIWVESPDTFCFHLWNAWESPETDEVVVIGSCMTPADSIFNECDEQLNSVLSEIRLNLKTGKSTRRTIIPGSVQMNLEAGMVNRNFLGRKTRYAYLAIAEPWPKVSGFAKVDLSTGEVKNHFYGDKKYGGEPFFLPRGLESDGEDDGYIMSFVHDEEGWKSELQIVNAVTLELEATIKLPSRVPYGFHGTFVNSADMLNQA from the coding sequence ATGGCTTCTTCTTACATAATATCACCAAACACAGCCAAACTCAATCTCTCCTTTGCACCGTCAGATCTCGATGCTCCTTCACCGTCATCCTCCGTTAGTTACACCAACACCAAGTCCAGACGCCGTAAATTCTCAACAAACTCCGTCACAGACTCTCCGGCTTTATTATTCCCAAACTACCCTTCGCCAAAGCCCATAATTCTGGAAAAGGACACTTCTCACTGGAATCCTCTCCAACGCGCCGCGTCCGCCGCTTTCGACTTCGCCGAGGCCGCATTACTCTCTCGCGAGCGTTCTCAGCCTCTTCCTAAAACCGTTGATCCTCGCCATCAGATCTCCGGTAACTACGCTCCGGTGCCGGAGCAATCCGTTAAATCATCACTCTCCGTTACCGGGAAAATCCCTGACTGCATTGACGGCGTTTATTTACGTAACGGCGCTAATCCACTCTTCGAGCCAGTCTCTGGTCATCACCTCTTCGACGGAGACGGCATGGTTCACGCCGTTAAAATCACTAACGGAGACGCGAGTTACTCGTGCCGGTTTACCGAAACCGAGAGATTGGTTCAGGAGAAACGTCTTGGTTCTCCGATTTTCCCTAAAGCCATAGGCGAGCTACACGGTCACACCGGTATCGCTCGGTTGATGCTATTTTACGCAcgtggtttattcggtttattaAATCACCGTAATGGAACCGGAGTCGCTAACGCCGGTTTGGTTTATTTCCACGACCGGTTATTAGCAATGTCTGAAGACGATCTCCCTTACCAAGTTCGCGTTACCGATGATGGCGATCTCGAGACCGTCGGAAGATTCGACTTCGACGGACAGTTAAACTCCGCCATGATCGCTCACCCTAAAATTGACCCTGAAACGAAGGAGCTATTTGCGTTGAGCTACGACGTCGTTAAGAAACCGTACCTTAAATACTTCAGATTCTCGCCGGAAGGGGAGAAGTCGCCGGACGTTGAGATTCCTCTCGCGAGTCCGACGATGATGCACGATTTCGCGATCACAGAGAATTTCGTGGTGATTCCCGATCAACAAGTTGTGTTTAAGCTCGCCGACATGTTTCTTGGGAAATCACCGGTTAAGTACGACGGAGAGAAAGTCTCCCGGTTTGGTATTTTGCCGAAAAACGCCGAGGACGCGTCGGAGATGATCTGGGTCGAGTCTCCGGACACTTTCTGTTTCCACTTGTGGAACGCTTGGGAGTCGCCGGAGACTGATGAGGTTGTTGTGATCGGATCTTGTATGACTCCGGCGGATTCCATCTTCAACGAGTGTGATGAGCAGCTCAACAGTGTTTTATCTGAAATCCGGTTAAATCTCAAAACCGGAAAATCCACACGAAGAACTATAATTCCCGGTTCGGTTCAGATGAATCTTGAAGCTGGTATGGTGAACCGGAATTTTCTAGGGAGGAAAACCCGGTACGCGTACCTAGCCATAGCCGAACCGTGGCCTAAAGTATCCGGATTCGCTAAAGTGGATCTTTCAACCGGAGAAGTCAAAAATCATTTTTACGGTGATAAAAAATACGGAGGTGAACCTTTTTTCTTACCCAGAGGGTTAGAATCTGACGGAGAAGATGACGGTTACATTATGTCGTTTGTGCACGACGAGGAGGGTTGGAAATCGGAGCTTCAGATTGTTAACGCCGTTACGTTGGAACTGGAAGCAACCATTAAGTTGCCATCAAGAGTACCGTATGGTTTTCACGGCACCTTCGTGAATTCGGCTGATATGTTAAACCAGGCTTAA
- the LOC103840435 gene encoding F-box/kelch-repeat protein At1g30090 has product MQRVRVSSQRAAVHKLGDSQMTLSPKFRVAASVQSPLFDRSSEQELSLTGEPLIPGLPDDVALNCLLRVPVESHVSSRSVCKRWHFLFCAKETFFARRKEFGFKEPWLFVVGFSRCTGKIQWKVLDLRNLTWHEIPAMPCRDKVCPHGFRSVSMPSEGTMFVCGGMVSDSDCPLDLVLKYDMVRNHWTVTNKMITPRSFFGSGVIDGNIYAAGGNSADMFELDTAEVLNPLDGKWRSVSNMVTQMASYDAAVLNGKLLVTEGWLWPFFVSPRGQVYDPRTDQWETMAMGLREGWTGTSVVIYDRLFIVSELERMKMKVYDSVTDSWETVNGPELPEKICRPFAVNCYGNRVYVVGRNLHLAVGSIWRSESKFGVRWEVVESPERYGDLTPSNSQILFA; this is encoded by the coding sequence atgcAGAGGGTTAGGGTTTCATCCCAAAGAGCAGCTGTGCACAAGCTTGGCGATTCTCAGATGACACTATCTCCCAAATTCAGAGTAGCTGCCTCGGTTCAATCACCATTGTTCGATAGATCATCGGAACAAGAACTCTCTCTTACCGGAGAACCGTTGATTCCCGGTTTACCAGATGATGTCGCTCTTAACTGCCTCTTACGGGTCCCAGTCGAAAGCCACGTCTCGAGTAGATCCGTCTGCAAGAGATGGCACTTCTTGTTCTGTGCTAAAGAGACGTTTTTCGCTAGGCGCAAGGAGTTCGGTTTTAAAGaaccgtggctgttcgtggtcGGGTTCAGTAGATGCACAGGGAAGATCCAGTGGAAGGTTTTGGACTTGAGGAATCTTACTTGGCACGAGATCCCTGCGATGCCTTGTAGAGACAAAGTGTGTCCTCACGGGTTTAGATCGGTCTCAATGCCGAGTGAAGGCACTATGTTTGTCTGCGGAGGAATGGTTTCTGATTCTGATTGTCCTCTCGACTTGGTGTTGAAGTACGACATGGTAAGGAACCACTGGACAGTCACTAACAAGATGATAACGCCTAGATCGTTCTTTGGTAGTGGTGTGATAGACGGGAATATATACGCAGCTGGTGGAAACTCTGCGGATATGTTCGAGCTCGACACTGCAGAGGTTTTGAACCCTTTGGATGGGAAGTGGCGGTCTGTTTCCAACATGGTTACACAGATGGCGTCTTACGACGCAGCGGTTTTAAACGGGAAGCTTTTGGTTACAGAAGGATGGTTATGGCCCTTCTTTGTATCCCCTAGAGGTCAGGTTTACGACCCGAGGACGGATCAGTGGGAGACAATGGCTATGGGGTTGAGAGAAGGATGGACGGGGACGAGTGTGGTGATTTATGATCGGTTGTTTATAGTGTCGGAGTTGGagaggatgaagatgaaggtttATGATTCGGTTACGGATTCATGGGAAACGGTTAATGGACCGGAGTTGCCTGAGAAGATTTGTAGACCGTTTGCGGTTAACTGTTATGGGAACAGAGTGTATGTGGTTGGTCGGAACCTTCATCTTGCGGTTGGGAGTATTTGGAGGTCGGAGAGTAAGTTTGGTGTGAGGTGGGAAGTGGTTGAGTCGCCGGAGCGTTATGGGGATTTGACACCGTCCAATTCTCAGATTCTCTTTGCTTAA